The DNA region AGCTGTCGTCGTAGTTGATGTCCGGGTTGGCGGCGAGGAAGGCCTCGGGATCGGCATAGGCCTGGGCGGCTTCGTCGGCGATCTTGTCGATTTCCTCATCCGACATGCAGCCCGAGCTGATTTTGGTGATGAGTTCGATCAGCTGCGTTTTCATCTGGAAAGGGTCCTGCGGGTGGGAAACAAGGCGTGAAGGATATAGGCAAGTCACCTTGCCGACCATGCGAGCCCGGCTCGTCGCGCCCACAAAAAAGCCCGTCGCGAGGACGGGCTCTTGTGCAGCGGTCGCGGATCAGGCCCGCAGCTTGCCGCTCCAGTCCATCAGGCTGCGCCACAGGCAGACGCCGACGAAGTAGGCCGAGGACAGGCCCCATAGGGCGACCATCATGGATTTCAGGTCGGGGTACTGGATGATCAGGAACATGCTGCTGAGCATCCACACGAAGGTCACGGTGATGTTCAGCGGCATCAGCTTGCGCACGCGGAAGGGGTGCAGGAATTTCAGCTTGGTCAGCGTCAGCGCGGCCAGCACGCAGATGATCGCGAAGCTCGCCACCGGCGGCAGGTCGATCAGGTACAGGTACAGCGCCACCACGTTCCAGGCGGCCGGGAAGCCGACGAAGTAGTTGTCGCTGCTCTTCATGTTCAGGTTGCAGAAGCAGAACAGCGACGACACCAGGATCAGGCTCACGGTGGGCAGCACGGTGTAGTCAGGCAGCGGCACGTAGCGGTAGATGAAGAGCGCGGGGATGAATACGTAGGTCAGGTAGTCGATGACCAGGTCGAGGGTGGAGCCATCGAAGTTCGGCAGCATGGTGCTGGTCTGGACCTTGCGCGCGAAGCTGCCGTCCAGGCCGTCCACCAGCAGGGCGGCGCCGAGCCAGAGCAGGCAGTCGCGGGGCTGGTTGTCGAACAGAGCGAGGATGGCCATCAGGGCCAGTACCACGCCGGTGGCGGTCACGCCGTGAGCGGACCAGGCCTTGGCCTTGTTGACCGTATTGATTTGAGTGGACACGTGCGTCTCTATTCCGCTGAGTGGGTGACGATAATCCGTAGACAACTGGATTTTCTTACGCGTTCATCAGATAACACTGACGACGATGCGCACAATGCCGAAAATTCTACTCGTTGCGCTACTAATTCGCTGCTAGGCCATTCACAAGCGACGGCGATTTCCTCCGCCAAGCGCCCCGTTCCTTCCAGCCGCACGGCTCTGCAATGGGCTTCGGGCCCGGTGGCGCCGCTTATCGGTCCACGTCCGTCCCCGGCAGCTTGCATCGGCCGCCGACGCGCTGCACCCTAGCGACCTTTCCCACAGCTCCCGCTACCGGCATGAATCAGGCCCCCGACCCTTCGCGCTGCCCGCTCTGCGGCCTGGCCAACGACTGCGCCGAAGCATCCGCCAGCGGCCAGCCCTGCTGGTGCTTGCACACCCCGATCGACCCCGAAGCGCTGCGCCGCATCCCGCTGGACGCCCAGGGCAAGGCCTGCCTCTGCCCCCGCTGCGCCGGCCTGTTGACGCCCGAAGAGCCGAGCTGATGCGCCTCGACCGCCTGCTCGGCAACCTTCCCGACCTCAACCGCCAGGCCGCGCGCCTGCAACTGGCCACCGGGCGCGTGCGGGTCAACGGCGTCGTGGCCACCGACGGCAGCCTCGAAGTGCGGGTGTTCGACCGCGTCACCCTCGACGAACGCGAAGTGCAGCCCGGCAAGCCGGCGCGCTACTTCATGCTGCACAAGCCCGCCGGCTGGGTCAGTGCCACCGAACACCCCGAACACCCCACGGTGCTCGACCTGCTCGAGGAGCCCGACAAGCACGAGCTGCACCTGGGCGGGCGCCTCGACCTCAACACCACCGGGCTGCTGCTGATCACCAACGACGGCCTCTGGTCACGCCGCCTCACCCTGCCGCAGACCAAGCAGCCCAAGGTCTACTACGTGGAAACCGAGCAGGAGATAGACCCGGCCTGCATCGACGCCTTCGCCCAGGGCCTCTACTTCGCCTACGAGGACCTCACCACCCGCCCCGCGCAGCTGGAGATCCTCGCCCCCCGCGCAGCGCGGCTGACCTTGCACGAAGGCCGCTACCACCAGGTCAAGCGCATGTTCGGCCACTTCCGGAACAAGGTGCTGCGCCTGCACCGCGAGAGCATGGGCGCCCTGCCCCTCGACCCGGCCCTGCAACCCGGGCAGTACCGCGCCCTGACGGCGGAAGAGATCGCCCTCTTCTGATCACCGACGGCCGGCCGCCAGCGAACTGCAACGCCCACCGCGCCAACGGCTCGGAACGTGATCGGAAACGGTCCTTAGGCGGCCGGGCGCGTAACAGAGCGGCAGCCTTTTCTTCACGACCCGACGGGCTGCATGGAAAAAGTGCCGATTCGTGCTTGCGGGGGTCATGGGTGTCTGCTTGAATCCAAACCGTAGGTCAGAGTGTGACCAATGAGTCATTCCAGCCTTCCAAGCGATCCGCAACACCCCGGCCTCACCCGCCGACATGGGTTTCCTGCCTGGTCAAAGTGCACTTCCGGCCCCTGCAAAGGGCGCTGGCAGCCCCGCTCTTTTTCGACCTAAGTTATTGAAAAATAAATAATTCCAAAAAAACCGCCTGACATTCTCTTGTCATCTCCAGGCGTTTATCTGACTGCCCGAATGCTCCGCGAACGAAGCTCCTCGCCTCGTCCGCACGACCCACTTGCGCCAGGAGGAAACGACATGAGGGCACAGACCCAGGTCGTCACGATCGACAGGAAGTACAAGGTACACACGGAGTTCTACGGCAACCCTCAAGCCAGCCGCACGATCATTCTGGTCAACGGCTCGCTGGCCACCACAGCCTCGTTCGCGCAAACGGTGAAGTACCTGCAACCGCAGTTCAACGTGGTGCTCTACGACCAGCCCTACGCCGGCCGCTCCAAGCCCCACAACGACCACAGCCGGCCGATCACCAAGGAAACCGAGGCGGAGATCCTCCTCGAACTCATCGAGCACTACCAGGCGGACTACCTCTCGTCCTTCTCCTGGGGCGGCGTCGCCACCCTGCTCGCCCTCGGCCAGAGCCCGGCGCGGATCAAGAAGGCGGTGATCAACTCCTTCTCGCCGATCCTCAACGAGCCAATGCTCGACTACATGAAGAACGGCATGAACTACCTGCAGGCCGTGGATCGCGAGAACGTCGGCGCCCTGGTCAACGACACCATCGGCCGCTACCTGCCGGCGCTGTTCAAGCGTTTCAATCACAAGCACGTCGCCAGCCTCGACGAGCACGAATACCGGCAGATGCACTTCCATATCCGCCAGGTGCTGTCGCTGGACGCCAACTGCTACGTCGATTGCCTCAAGGCGGTGGACATCCCGCTGCTGTTCATCAACGGCGAGCACGACGTCTACACATCCCCCAAGGACGCCAGGCTGTTCGCCGAGCACGTGCGTGATTGCCAGTTCGAAACCATCCGCAATGCCGGGCACTTCATCGACCTGGAACACAAGGCCGGCTGGCTGCAGACGCAGCAGGTGCTGCTGGGCTTCCTCAACGCCCCCGCCAGCACCCAGCAACCGCGTCACCTGCAGCCTCAGCCCGCCCAGGCAATGGCCGTCTGACCGCCCCGCGCAGGCCCCCGCAACGGGGGCTTCCACCACCCGCCGTCGAGAAGAGGCGTGCATCAAGTGCATGACCGGGCTTCATTTCGGCCAAGGCTTCTGGTAAAAAGGCGGCCTTGAAAGCGGGCGTCGTATAATGGCATTACCTGAGCTTCCCAAGCTCATGACGAGGGTTCGATTCCCTTCGCCCGCTCCAGACATAGAAAGGCCCGCAGTCTCATCGAGATGCGGGCCTTTTGCTTTCCAGCTCCCGTAGGTTGGCGCCGAGCGCAGCGAGGCCCAACGGCTCATTGGCATAATCTGCCAATCCCCCATACAGTGGCCCACTCCCCCCTCTTGGAGTCGATGCCATGCCTACCCGAAACGTGGTGCTCAGCGACCACCAACACGAATTTGTCGAACGCCTGGTGCAATCCGGTTGCTATCAGAACGCGAGCGAGGTGCTGCGCGAAGGGCTGCGCCTTATCGAGGAGCGTGAGCGCCTGGAAGCAGCCAAGCTCGATGTGCTCCAGCAGGCGGCCCGTAAAGGTCGGGAAGATATCGCGGCGGGTCGTTACCTGGATGTGGAAGATGCCCAGCTCGAAGACATCATCGGCCAGCTTGGCCAGCAGGCCGCTCGACGCAAGCAAGACTGATGGCCCGGTACCGTTTATCCAAAGCCGCGCAAGCCGACATCCTCGACATTCTGGCCTGGACGGACGAGCAGTTCGGCGAGATTGCACGCCAGCGCTATCAGGCCCTGATCGTTGCCGGCCTGCGTGATGTCGCATCAGCCCCGAACCAGGCCGGCAGCGCGGAACGACCGGAGCTCGGCGACGGCGTTCGCTCCTGGCATCTACGACTGAGTCGCGAACGGGGCCGCACAGCGTCGGGCATCGTGCGCAATCCCCGGCACTTCCTTATCTACCGGCAAGAGGCGGACAGGATCGTGATCGACCGGGTTCTACACGATGCGATGGAGCTCTCGCGTCACCTGCCTGTCGAGTAGGCTGGCTGATATCCCCATGTTGGGCTTCGCACGCTCAGCACCAACCTACGGTGATCACCGTGCGCAGCCCGCCCTTCACTCCGGCGCCGCTCCCGCCCTCGCCTTCCGCCCTTCCAGCTTGGTCCGGTACATCGCGTTGTCCGCATGCAGCATCAGCGCCTCGGCGGTGGTGCCGTCCTGGGGGTAGATGCTCAGGCCGATGCTGGCGCCGATCTCCAGGGGCCGGCCCTTGATGGCCACGGGGTCGGCCAGGGCGATGAGGATCTTGTGCACGATGGCGCTGGCGGCCGCGGCGATGTCCGGGCCCTGGATCAGTACCACGAATTCGTCGCCGCCCAGCCGGGCGACCAGGTCGCCACTGCGTACGGCGCCGCGCAGGCGCCGGGCGACGACGATCAGCACTTCATCGCCCACCGAGTGGCCCATGTCGTCGTTGATCTTCTTGAAGTCGTCGAGGTCGATGAACAGCACCGCCAACTCGTCGCCGCCTTCGCCCACGGTGCAGATGGCACGCTGCAACTGCTGGAAGAACTGCCGCCGGTTGGGCAGGTCGGTGAGCGAGTCGTGGTCGGCCAGGTGGCGCAGCTCCTGCTGGTTGCGGCTCATCATTTCCATGTGCGACTTCAGTTCGCGGCGCATCAGGTCGAAGCCGCGGGCCAGCACGCCGATCTCGTCCTTGCGGGCGATGGGCAGCGCGACGTCGTGCATGTGCTCGGTCTGGAAGCTGCGCGCCGCGTGGCTGAGCATCTGCAGCGGCCGGGTCAGGGCGCGGGAGAAGAGCACCGCCAGCACCAGGGCCAGCACGCTGAACACCAGCACCATCTGGATGATGCTGCGCCCCAGCGAGCGCCCGCTGCCGAGCACGTCCTCCAGCGGGCGCGACAGGCCGAGCACGACGAACTGCTCCTCCCCGTTGAGGCCGAACGGCTTGCGCACGAAGGCCATGATCTTGCCCTCCGCCCGGGTCGGCGCATCCAGGCCGTTGACCAGCACGCTGGGGGCCTGGCGGCTCAGCAGCCGCTGGGTATCGGCGAAGCTGTCCTGGATGAGGATGCGCCGCCCCTTGTCGAATCCGAAGGCCATCGCCGGTACGGGGTGCACGAGGAAGTCGCCCCACTGGTTGGCCAGGTACAGCTGGTGCCCCTGCGGCAGGTCCGCCTCCAGCTGTTCGAGGAAGCGCTTGAGGTCGACGTTGATGACCACCACCCCCTGCACCACCCCGTCCTTTCCGGCCACGGGCGTGGCCACGCGCAGGGTCGGGGCGCCGTCGGCCGAATGGGCGCCGCGCTCGTGGTTGACCGTGATGGGCGCGAGGTACACCTGCCCCGGCTTGAGCAGCAGCGTTTCGAACACGTAGGGGAAATGGCCCTTCTCCTGCAGCAGCAAGCCGTCCACCTCGATCATCCGCTGGCCGTCGCGATCGAAGCGGATCACCTCGATGCCATGGTCCTGGCGGCTGATCAGGCGCACCTGGGAATACTGCGGATGCAAGCGCATCACCGTGGCGAAGACACCGGCCAGGTGCGGCTTGGCACCGGTATCGCCCGGTTGCGAACCGAGGCTGGCGACCAACGCGCTGGAAGGCATGTCGGCCAGGGTCAGGGCGTCCGCGTCGATGTCGCTCAGCAACGAGGACAGGCGCTGGCCGAGCAGCTCGGTGGAGGTCAGCAGGTTGCCTTCGGCCTCCTTGACCAGCAGCGCCTGGTTGGCCGAATAGGAGAAATAGCCGGTGATCCCCGAGGAGAGGATGCCGATGCAGGCGAGCAGGATCGACAGCTTGACGGTCAGGCCCATGCGCATGGCTAGAACCTCTCCTCCCGGTCACCGGACACGATGCGGCTCCACAGCGCCTCGCGGCGCCCCACGTCCTCCACCGGCTGCAGCCAGATGAGCCGCGCATCCCCGGCCGGCTCCGTGGGCACCTCGCTGGTGTTGGCCAGGCCCTGGCGCTCGCTCAGCAGCCTGCCGACCCGGGGTTCGAGCATGTAGTCGATCCAGGCCAGTGCCAGTTCACGATTGGTGGCGGTGCGCGTCATGGCCCAGCAGTCCAGCCAGGCGATGGCCCCCTCGTCGGGGATCACATAGCCCACGTCGGCCCCCGCCTGGCGCAGCTGCGTCACCTGCTGCATGCCGTAGTTGGCGAACAGCAGCGCCGCCTTGTGCCGCAGGAACAGGCCGGTCGCCTCCTCCGGCAGGCTGTAGTACGCCAGCAGGTTGCGGCGCAGGGCCACCAGTTGCCCGGTCACCCGGCGGAAGTCATCGGCCCGCAGGTGGAAGGGGTCGGCCAGCCCCAGCGTCAACGCGGTGAAGGAGAAGTTGTGCTGCGCGCTGTTGAAGGCCAGCACCTTGCCCTGGTAGCGCGGGTTCCACATCTCCGCCATCGAGCGCGGCGGCACAGGCACCTGCTGGCGGTCGTAGATCAGCCCCATCGCCGCGTAGGTGAAGGGGACCGCATACACCTGCCCTTCGCGGATCAGTCCCTCGATGGATTCGAGATCCTGGAAGCGCGGCAACTGGTGACGGGTGTTGGGCAGGCGGGCGAGGTCCAGCGGTTGCAGCATGCCGTTGTGGTAGTAGCGCTGGATCTCGGCGGTGTTGGCGGCGAGCACGTCGAACAGCTCGCCGTCCTGTGCGTGCAGCTTGTCCCAGAGCGATTCGTCGGAATCCACCAGGGTCACCACCACCTTCACCTGGTGCTGCTGCTCGAACGTCTTCACCACATCCGCATCGGCGTAGCCCGGCCAGGCCAGCACGTGCAATACCTCGCCGTCCGCCGCCGAGGCCGGCAACATGGTGCACAAGGCACAAAGAACCCAGAACCAACAGAGTCCGCGCATATCCCCGCCCTGGACGGAATTCGAAGGTTGAAACGATTCCGAAGCATGAATCGACAGCACCCGCCCAGGCGTCCTAGCACCGGAACGGGAGTTGCCCCCTCGAACCTGACAAAACCGGGCGACCGGCCTGCTTGCCCTGGCCGGATTGGAACCGTCGCTTCGGATTACCCCACAGCATAGCGATGGCGCATGGCGTTTTGCTGGGAGATATGGCCAAAAGCCGCCATCGGCACGGAGGATCGGACAAACGGAGAGCAACGACACCCCAGCAGCACCGTGCAGGCCGCATCCCGGCCCTGTGATCGCCATGGCGGGGCACGAGGATCGGGCAACGATGGGACGCCCGTACCCGCTTCATGCCTCTCTGCACAGACGCACAGGCTGGCGATTCCTCTACCACCGACTTGGTGGCTAAATAGGCCCCCTGTGAACGCCACCGACCAGGCCGCGCGTCCAACCCGTCGCACACGCATTGAAACGAGGACCGTCATGAAAACCGGTTTTGCACGCCTCATCTCCTCCCAGCCCCAGCAGCGCCCGGGGGTGGACGCATGATCGAAGTCACCGAAGTCGCCATCGCCGAGCTGCGCGCCGCGCTCGAATCCGGCCGTACCACCGCCGTCGAACTGGTCCAGGCCTACTTCGCCCGCATCGACGCCTACGACGGGCAGGACACCGCCACCGCCCTCAACGCCGTGGTCGTGCGCAACCCCGAGGCCCTGGAAGAGGCGCGCGCCTCCGACGCCCGTCGTGCCAGGGGCGAAACCCTCGGCCCGCTGGACGGCATCCCCTACACCGCCAAGGACAGCTACCTGGTGAAAGGCCTCACCGCCGCCTCCGGCAGCCCGGCCTTCGCCGAACTGGTCGCCCAGCGCGACGCCTTCACCATCGAACGCCTGCGCGCCGCCGGTGCCATCTGCCTGGGCAAGACCAACATGCCGCCCATGGCCAATGGCGGCATGCAGCGTGGAGTCTACGGCCGGGCGGAAAGCCCCTATAACGCCGCCTACCTCACCGCGCCCTTCGCCTCCGGCTCCTCCAACGGCGCCGGCACCGCCACGGCCGCGAGCTTCGCCGCCTTCGGCCTGGCCGAGGAGACCTGGTCGAGCGGCCGCGGCCCCGCCTCCAACAACGGCCTGTGCGCCTACACGCCGTCTCGCGGGGTGATCTCCGTGCGCGGCAACTGGCCGCTGACGCCCACCATGGACGTCGTCGTGCCCTACGCCCGCACCATGGCGGACCTGCTCGAAGTGCTCGACGTGGTGGTCGCCGATGATGCCGACACCCGTGGCGACCTGTGGCGCCTGCAGCCCTGGGTGCCGATCCCCGCCGCCTCCAGCGTGCGCCCCGCCTCCTACCTGGAGCTGGCGGCGAAGCCCGAGGCGCTGGCCGGCAAGCGGCTCGGCGTGCCGCGCATGTTCATCAACGCCGACCCGGAGGCGGGCACCAGCGAAGCCCCCGGCATCGGCGGCCCGACCGGCCAGCGCATCAAAACCCGCGCCTCGGTGATCGACCTGTGGAACGCCGCCCGCCAGGCCCTCGAAGCCGCCGGCGCCGAGGTGATCGAGGTCGACTTCCCGCTGGTCTCCAACTGCGAGGGCGACCGCCCCGGCGCACCCACCGTGTTCAACCGCGGGCTGGTGTCCAGGGAGTTCCTCCACCACGAGCTCTGGGACCTCTCCGCCTGGGCCTTCGACGACTTCCTCCGCGCCAACGGCGACCCCAGGCTCAACCGCCTGGTGGACGTCGACGGGCCGAAGATCTTCCCCCACGACCCGGGCACCCTGCCCAACCGCGAGGGCGACCTGGCGGCGGGCATGGACGAGTACGTGAAGATGGCCGAGCGCGGCATCACGCCGTGGGACCAGATCCCCACCCTGCCCGACGGCCTGCGCGGCCTGGAGCAGACCCGCCGCATCGACCTCGAAGAATGGATGGACCGCCTGGGGCTCGATGCCGTGCTGTTCCCCACCGTCGCCGATGTGGGCCCGGCCGATGCCGACGTGAACCCCGACTCCGCCGACATCGCCTGGAGCAACGGCGTCTGGGTCGCCAACGGCAACCTCGCCATTCGCCACCTGGGCGTGCCCACGGTCACCGTGCCCATGGGCGTGATGGCCGACATCGGCATGCCTGTCGGCCTGACCTTTGCCGGCCGCGCCTACGACGACTCGACGCTGCTGCGCCTCGCCTCGGCCTACGAGGCCACCGGCAGCAAGCGCCTGGTGCCGCCGCGCACCCCGCCGCTGGCCCGCAGCTGACGGAACGGCGGGATCGGGGCTGCACGCACCGTTCCCGCCCCCTCATCGCGAAGGCACTTGCCCCAGGCCCGGCCCTGGAGTACCAATCAGGTCCGCCACGGGGATACGCACATGGACTTACTGGATCGCTACAAGGGATGCCTGCTCGGCCTGGCCAGCGGTGACGCCGTCGGCACCACCCTCGAATTCTTCCCACCCGGCACCTTCAGGCCCATCACCGACATGAACGGCGGCGGCCCCTTCGCCCTGGCGCCGGGCCAATGGACCGACGACACCTCGATGGCCCTCTGCCTCGCCGAAAGCCTGCTGGAGAAGAACGGCTTCGACGCCGCCGACCAGATGACCCGCTACCTCAACTGGTGGCAATGGGGCTACTGGAGCTCCACCGGGCAATGCTTCGACATCGGCACCACCATCCGCGAGGCGCTGACCCGCTTCCAGCAAACCGGCGATCCCCTCGCCGGCTCCAGCGAACCGGACACCGCCGGCAACGGC from Pseudomonas tohonis includes:
- a CDS encoding type II toxin-antitoxin system RelE/ParE family toxin encodes the protein MARYRLSKAAQADILDILAWTDEQFGEIARQRYQALIVAGLRDVASAPNQAGSAERPELGDGVRSWHLRLSRERGRTASGIVRNPRHFLIYRQEADRIVIDRVLHDAMELSRHLPVE
- a CDS encoding amidase, producing MIEVTEVAIAELRAALESGRTTAVELVQAYFARIDAYDGQDTATALNAVVVRNPEALEEARASDARRARGETLGPLDGIPYTAKDSYLVKGLTAASGSPAFAELVAQRDAFTIERLRAAGAICLGKTNMPPMANGGMQRGVYGRAESPYNAAYLTAPFASGSSNGAGTATAASFAAFGLAEETWSSGRGPASNNGLCAYTPSRGVISVRGNWPLTPTMDVVVPYARTMADLLEVLDVVVADDADTRGDLWRLQPWVPIPAASSVRPASYLELAAKPEALAGKRLGVPRMFINADPEAGTSEAPGIGGPTGQRIKTRASVIDLWNAARQALEAAGAEVIEVDFPLVSNCEGDRPGAPTVFNRGLVSREFLHHELWDLSAWAFDDFLRANGDPRLNRLVDVDGPKIFPHDPGTLPNREGDLAAGMDEYVKMAERGITPWDQIPTLPDGLRGLEQTRRIDLEEWMDRLGLDAVLFPTVADVGPADADVNPDSADIAWSNGVWVANGNLAIRHLGVPTVTVPMGVMADIGMPVGLTFAGRAYDDSTLLRLASAYEATGSKRLVPPRTPPLARS
- the pcsA gene encoding phosphatidylcholine synthase, translated to MSTQINTVNKAKAWSAHGVTATGVVLALMAILALFDNQPRDCLLWLGAALLVDGLDGSFARKVQTSTMLPNFDGSTLDLVIDYLTYVFIPALFIYRYVPLPDYTVLPTVSLILVSSLFCFCNLNMKSSDNYFVGFPAAWNVVALYLYLIDLPPVASFAIICVLAALTLTKLKFLHPFRVRKLMPLNITVTFVWMLSSMFLIIQYPDLKSMMVALWGLSSAYFVGVCLWRSLMDWSGKLRA
- a CDS encoding ABC transporter substrate-binding protein; amino-acid sequence: MLPASAADGEVLHVLAWPGYADADVVKTFEQQHQVKVVVTLVDSDESLWDKLHAQDGELFDVLAANTAEIQRYYHNGMLQPLDLARLPNTRHQLPRFQDLESIEGLIREGQVYAVPFTYAAMGLIYDRQQVPVPPRSMAEMWNPRYQGKVLAFNSAQHNFSFTALTLGLADPFHLRADDFRRVTGQLVALRRNLLAYYSLPEEATGLFLRHKAALLFANYGMQQVTQLRQAGADVGYVIPDEGAIAWLDCWAMTRTATNRELALAWIDYMLEPRVGRLLSERQGLANTSEVPTEPAGDARLIWLQPVEDVGRREALWSRIVSGDREERF
- a CDS encoding pseudouridine synthase, whose product is MRLDRLLGNLPDLNRQAARLQLATGRVRVNGVVATDGSLEVRVFDRVTLDEREVQPGKPARYFMLHKPAGWVSATEHPEHPTVLDLLEEPDKHELHLGGRLDLNTTGLLLITNDGLWSRRLTLPQTKQPKVYYVETEQEIDPACIDAFAQGLYFAYEDLTTRPAQLEILAPRAARLTLHEGRYHQVKRMFGHFRNKVLRLHRESMGALPLDPALQPGQYRALTAEEIALF
- a CDS encoding type II toxin-antitoxin system ParD family antitoxin; translated protein: MPTRNVVLSDHQHEFVERLVQSGCYQNASEVLREGLRLIEERERLEAAKLDVLQQAARKGREDIAAGRYLDVEDAQLEDIIGQLGQQAARRKQD
- a CDS encoding alpha/beta fold hydrolase, which codes for MRAQTQVVTIDRKYKVHTEFYGNPQASRTIILVNGSLATTASFAQTVKYLQPQFNVVLYDQPYAGRSKPHNDHSRPITKETEAEILLELIEHYQADYLSSFSWGGVATLLALGQSPARIKKAVINSFSPILNEPMLDYMKNGMNYLQAVDRENVGALVNDTIGRYLPALFKRFNHKHVASLDEHEYRQMHFHIRQVLSLDANCYVDCLKAVDIPLLFINGEHDVYTSPKDARLFAEHVRDCQFETIRNAGHFIDLEHKAGWLQTQQVLLGFLNAPASTQQPRHLQPQPAQAMAV
- a CDS encoding diguanylate cyclase domain-containing protein, whose product is MRMGLTVKLSILLACIGILSSGITGYFSYSANQALLVKEAEGNLLTSTELLGQRLSSLLSDIDADALTLADMPSSALVASLGSQPGDTGAKPHLAGVFATVMRLHPQYSQVRLISRQDHGIEVIRFDRDGQRMIEVDGLLLQEKGHFPYVFETLLLKPGQVYLAPITVNHERGAHSADGAPTLRVATPVAGKDGVVQGVVVINVDLKRFLEQLEADLPQGHQLYLANQWGDFLVHPVPAMAFGFDKGRRILIQDSFADTQRLLSRQAPSVLVNGLDAPTRAEGKIMAFVRKPFGLNGEEQFVVLGLSRPLEDVLGSGRSLGRSIIQMVLVFSVLALVLAVLFSRALTRPLQMLSHAARSFQTEHMHDVALPIARKDEIGVLARGFDLMRRELKSHMEMMSRNQQELRHLADHDSLTDLPNRRQFFQQLQRAICTVGEGGDELAVLFIDLDDFKKINDDMGHSVGDEVLIVVARRLRGAVRSGDLVARLGGDEFVVLIQGPDIAAAASAIVHKILIALADPVAIKGRPLEIGASIGLSIYPQDGTTAEALMLHADNAMYRTKLEGRKARAGAAPE
- a CDS encoding cysteine-rich CWC family protein — translated: MNQAPDPSRCPLCGLANDCAEASASGQPCWCLHTPIDPEALRRIPLDAQGKACLCPRCAGLLTPEEPS